In Vibrio japonicus, one DNA window encodes the following:
- a CDS encoding carbon-nitrogen hydrolase family protein: MERVGLIQMTSGPEVNANLTYIQQQVKSLAEAGARLIVTPENGIVFGSKADYHRCAEPLGDGEIQSQLAGLAAMYKIWLVIGSMPILTTKGVTTTSLVFDPQGRRIAHYDKLHMFDVDVGDGHKRYRESETFTPGDKIISVETPMAHLGLTICYDVRFPSLYSELAKRGANVILVPAAFTAVTGKAHWETLLRARAIESQSWILAVNQCGVHPGGRETWGHSMVVSPWGEVVASLDGEPQNLVVDINLNQVDEVRAAMPVLSHTRFNNQLKV; the protein is encoded by the coding sequence ATGGAAAGAGTTGGGCTAATACAAATGACGTCAGGTCCTGAAGTAAATGCAAACCTGACTTATATCCAGCAGCAAGTCAAATCATTGGCCGAGGCTGGTGCGAGGCTTATTGTTACACCAGAAAACGGTATCGTATTTGGTAGCAAAGCGGATTATCACCGATGCGCTGAGCCACTTGGTGATGGCGAAATTCAATCCCAACTGGCTGGCCTTGCTGCAATGTACAAAATTTGGTTGGTTATTGGGAGTATGCCGATACTGACCACGAAAGGGGTAACGACGACCTCACTGGTGTTTGATCCGCAAGGTCGGCGAATCGCTCACTACGATAAATTGCACATGTTTGATGTCGATGTTGGTGATGGTCACAAACGCTACCGAGAGTCAGAAACGTTTACTCCAGGTGATAAAATCATCTCGGTTGAGACGCCAATGGCGCACTTGGGTTTAACAATCTGCTATGATGTTCGTTTCCCTTCGCTCTACAGTGAGTTGGCTAAGCGTGGCGCGAATGTTATTTTGGTACCTGCGGCGTTTACAGCAGTGACAGGAAAAGCGCACTGGGAAACCTTATTGAGAGCGAGAGCGATTGAAAGTCAAAGTTGGATTTTGGCTGTCAATCAATGTGGCGTTCATCCTGGTGGGCGAGAAACGTGGGGACATTCAATGGTCGTTTCACCTTGGGGTGAGGTGGTGGCGAGTTTGGATGGTGAACCTCAGAATTTGGTCGTAGATATCAACCTCAATCAAGTGGATGAGGTAAGAGCAGCAATGCCCGTGTTATCTCACACCCGATTCAACAATCAATTAAAAGTTTAA
- the arcA gene encoding arginine deiminase, producing the protein MSKLYVGSEVGQLRRVLLNRPERALTHLTPSNCHELLFDDVLAVEAAGEEHDKFAQTLTNQGVEVLLLHDLLVETLAVSDAKEWLLNTQISDFRYGPVFARDLRHYLSDMDNEHLATILLGGLAYSELPIQSASMLPKMHRPLDFVIEPLPNHLFTRDTSCWVYGGVSLNPMMMPARQRETNHLKAIYRWHPVFAGQDFIKYFGDEDLHYDNANIEGGDVLVIGKEAVLIGMSERTTAQGVENLAASLFKHGQAKEVIAIDLPKHRSCMHLDTVMTHMDIDTFSVYPEIMRKDLDTWRLSAKNDGEIKVEQVPSYIHAIEQALDVDYLKIITTGGDSYEAEREQWNDANNVLTVKPGVVIGYERNVYTNEKYDKAGIEVLTIPGNELGRGRGGARCMSCPIERDGI; encoded by the coding sequence ATGAGTAAGCTGTATGTAGGCTCTGAAGTTGGTCAGTTACGACGCGTATTATTAAACCGTCCTGAGCGTGCCCTAACCCACCTAACCCCTTCAAACTGTCACGAGCTATTATTTGATGACGTATTAGCTGTTGAAGCTGCGGGTGAGGAGCATGATAAATTTGCTCAAACGCTAACCAACCAAGGCGTAGAAGTTCTTCTACTGCATGATCTTCTGGTGGAAACGCTTGCTGTATCTGATGCAAAAGAGTGGCTTCTTAACACTCAAATTTCTGATTTCCGATACGGGCCTGTGTTTGCGCGTGACCTGCGCCATTATCTGTCTGATATGGATAACGAGCATTTAGCGACTATCCTACTTGGCGGTTTAGCGTATTCAGAGCTACCAATTCAATCAGCGTCGATGTTGCCTAAAATGCACCGTCCACTTGATTTTGTCATTGAACCTCTGCCAAACCACTTATTTACCCGTGATACTTCTTGTTGGGTATATGGCGGCGTATCGCTTAACCCAATGATGATGCCTGCTCGTCAGCGCGAGACTAACCACCTAAAAGCTATTTATCGCTGGCACCCTGTTTTTGCTGGGCAAGACTTTATCAAGTACTTCGGTGATGAAGACCTACACTACGATAATGCCAATATCGAAGGCGGTGATGTGTTGGTTATCGGTAAAGAAGCGGTACTTATTGGTATGTCTGAGCGTACGACTGCGCAAGGTGTCGAGAATCTAGCGGCAAGCTTGTTTAAACACGGTCAAGCAAAAGAAGTGATCGCGATTGATCTGCCTAAGCACCGTTCATGCATGCACCTAGATACGGTTATGACGCATATGGATATTGATACTTTCTCAGTGTATCCAGAGATCATGCGTAAAGATCTAGACACATGGCGTTTAAGCGCGAAAAATGATGGTGAAATCAAAGTCGAGCAAGTACCAAGCTACATTCATGCGATTGAGCAAGCACTGGACGTTGATTACCTCAAGATCATTACGACAGGTGGTGATAGCTACGAAGCTGAGCGTGAGCAGTGGAACGATGCGAACAACGTTCTAACAGTGAAGCCAGGTGTGGTTATCGGTTACGAGCGCAACGTATACACCAATGAGAAATACGACAAAGCAGGCATCGAAGTACTGACGATTCCGGGCAATGAACTTGGCCGAGGTCGTGGTGGTGCACGCTGTATGAGCTGTCCTATTGAGCGTGATGGTATTTAA
- the tldD gene encoding metalloprotease TldD, whose translation MTINHVEDALLTSAGLTQQDVADTLASIATREIDYADIYFQSSWHESLVLEDSIIKDGSFNIDCGVGVRAVTGEKTGFAYSDQIQRDGLKQSAIAARGIAKQGQNGTVQAFKRSDNQNIYGAVNPLESWEKEQKTQLLKELDAYIRTKEPLIKEVSISLSGVHEQMLVAATDGTYAGDIRPLVRLSISVLAQRGERRERGSSGGGGRFGYDFFLTENDGIKVAYQFADEAIRMAMVNLEAEAAPAGSMPVVLGSGWPGVLLHEAVGHGLEGDFNRKESSVFSGKLGQKVTSDLCTIVDDGTLKDLRGSLNVDDEGVESQHNTLIENGVLKGYMQDKLNARLMGVKPTGNGRRESYAHLPMPRMTNTYMLPGQHTPEEIISTVKKGLYAPNFGGGQVDITSGKFVFSASEAYLIEDGKITRPVKGATLIGSGIEAMQQVSMVGNDLSLDRGVGVCGKAGQSVPVGVGQPTLKLDSLTVGGTE comes from the coding sequence ATGACGATAAACCATGTAGAAGATGCGTTGCTAACATCAGCAGGGCTGACACAGCAAGATGTGGCAGATACCTTAGCGAGTATCGCCACACGCGAGATTGATTATGCGGATATCTATTTTCAATCAAGTTGGCATGAATCTCTGGTACTTGAAGACAGCATTATCAAAGATGGCTCTTTCAATATTGATTGTGGCGTCGGAGTGCGTGCGGTCACTGGAGAAAAAACAGGTTTTGCTTACTCAGACCAAATTCAACGCGATGGATTAAAGCAAAGTGCGATTGCCGCGCGCGGTATTGCCAAGCAAGGTCAAAACGGAACGGTTCAAGCGTTCAAGCGTTCTGATAATCAGAATATTTATGGCGCGGTGAACCCTCTTGAAAGCTGGGAAAAAGAACAAAAAACTCAGCTATTGAAAGAACTTGATGCTTACATCAGAACAAAAGAGCCACTTATCAAAGAAGTGTCTATTAGCTTAAGTGGTGTGCACGAACAGATGTTAGTGGCCGCGACGGATGGCACTTACGCAGGTGATATTCGTCCATTGGTTCGCTTGTCCATTAGTGTGTTGGCACAACGAGGCGAACGCCGTGAACGAGGCAGTTCCGGTGGCGGTGGCCGCTTTGGTTACGATTTCTTCCTAACGGAAAATGACGGAATTAAAGTCGCGTATCAGTTTGCAGACGAAGCTATCCGAATGGCGATGGTCAACCTGGAAGCAGAGGCAGCACCAGCGGGCTCAATGCCAGTGGTATTAGGCTCTGGTTGGCCTGGCGTTCTACTTCATGAAGCGGTCGGTCATGGTCTTGAAGGGGACTTTAACCGCAAAGAATCATCGGTCTTTAGTGGCAAACTGGGCCAAAAAGTGACGTCTGATCTCTGTACGATTGTCGATGACGGAACACTTAAAGACCTACGTGGTTCACTGAATGTGGATGATGAAGGGGTAGAAAGCCAGCACAATACCTTGATAGAAAATGGTGTGCTTAAAGGCTACATGCAAGATAAGCTTAACGCGCGTTTGATGGGCGTTAAGCCAACGGGTAACGGCCGTCGTGAGTCTTACGCTCATTTGCCTATGCCTCGTATGACGAACACTTACATGCTACCGGGTCAGCATACTCCTGAAGAGATCATCTCTACGGTTAAAAAAGGCCTGTATGCACCAAACTTTGGTGGCGGTCAGGTGGACATTACTTCTGGTAAATTTGTGTTTTCTGCATCAGAAGCCTATTTGATTGAAGACGGTAAGATCACGCGCCCAGTGAAAGGGGCTACTCTGATTGGTTCTGGTATCGAGGCAATGCAGCAAGTTTCGATGGTCGGTAACGATCTTAGCCTTGACCGCGGCGTCGGTGTTTGTGGTAAAGCGGGTCAAAGCGTTCCTGTTGGTGTCGGACAGCCAACGTTGAAACTGGATTCTTTAACCGTCGGCGGAACAGAATAG